One genomic segment of Gottschalkia acidurici 9a includes these proteins:
- a CDS encoding ABC transporter ATP-binding protein, whose amino-acid sequence MDKKLLDVKDLAVSFETYAGEVQSVRGTSFYVNKGETLAIVGESGCGKSVTAQTIMRLIPMPPGKIKSGSIEFEGKDLTKLTDKAMESIRGKDISMIFQDPMTSLNPTMKIGKQIMEVLMKHQDMSKKEAKEKAIEMLRLVGLPTPEKRVEQYPHEFSGGMRQRAMIAIALACNPKLLIADEPTTALDVTIQAQIIDLMRDLQEKLDTSIIMITHDLGVVADIADRVVVMYAGVIIETGTVNELFYNPQHPYTWGLLKSVPRLDTEEGERLIPIEGTPPDLIAPPKGCPFASRCEHAMKVCIDAYPEQTKITDTHHVNCWLKHELAPKVTNPITKGGHKDEK is encoded by the coding sequence ATGGATAAAAAGTTACTAGATGTTAAAGATTTAGCAGTATCTTTTGAAACTTATGCTGGCGAGGTACAGTCAGTTAGAGGAACAAGCTTTTATGTAAATAAAGGAGAAACTCTAGCTATAGTAGGAGAATCAGGTTGTGGGAAATCGGTAACAGCTCAAACTATAATGAGACTTATACCTATGCCTCCAGGAAAAATAAAAAGTGGTTCTATAGAGTTTGAAGGAAAAGATTTAACTAAACTTACAGATAAAGCAATGGAATCAATACGAGGTAAGGATATAAGTATGATATTCCAAGATCCAATGACATCTCTAAATCCTACGATGAAAATTGGAAAACAGATAATGGAAGTTCTTATGAAACATCAGGACATGTCAAAGAAAGAGGCCAAAGAAAAAGCCATAGAAATGTTACGACTAGTAGGACTACCTACACCAGAAAAACGTGTAGAGCAATATCCTCATGAGTTTAGTGGGGGTATGAGACAAAGAGCTATGATAGCTATAGCACTAGCTTGTAATCCCAAACTTCTTATAGCGGACGAGCCAACAACGGCATTGGATGTTACTATTCAAGCTCAAATTATTGATCTTATGAGAGATTTACAGGAAAAATTAGATACTTCTATAATAATGATTACTCATGATTTAGGAGTAGTTGCCGATATAGCAGATAGAGTAGTAGTTATGTATGCAGGTGTTATTATAGAAACAGGAACTGTAAATGAATTGTTCTATAACCCACAGCATCCATATACTTGGGGACTATTAAAATCAGTTCCTAGACTAGATACTGAAGAGGGAGAGAGACTTATACCAATAGAGGGAACTCCTCCAGATTTAATAGCACCACCTAAAGGATGTCCATTTGCGTCTAGATGTGAACATGCTATGAAAGTATGTATAGATGCTTATCCTGAACAAACTAAAATTACAGATACCCATCATGTAAATTGTTGGTTAAAACATGAATTAGCCCCTAAGGTGACAAACCCTATAACCAAAGGAGGCCATAAAGATGAAAAATAA